The following are encoded together in the Arcticibacterium luteifluviistationis genome:
- a CDS encoding SusC/RagA family TonB-linked outer membrane protein: MKRTIQKMLYQVALVLLIFPVGSQAFALDSNLKNTRIHLGYEKASVSKIIKDVTAKTEYNFLYEENVRENLNRVVRVGKVSNLYDLLSSVSVQASLELKELNKTIIIKKASAKTATFFKPADIRVSGKVIDENNEDLVGANITIKGTTKGTITDVNGEYSIDVPNAETILTFSYIGYNVTEEVVGNRSVIDVALQQSLNSLQDVVVTALGLERNERTLGYAVAKVDGGEVTRVAQENVLNGMAGKVPGVTINSTGGTGSSVSMVIRGASSLNSDNQPLFVVNGVPISNTLNNISQIGGDNKVDYGNAISDLNPEDIENISILKGPSAAALYGSRAANGVVLITTKSGKGVRKTTVSISSSTVFDNPYKYLDFHTSNAIGVRPYTPDNNPYPGGILQIEEGSSAGNGPELDKGYKAIQWNSPLDANGNRIPTDLVSYKDNVANFVNTGITTTNTAAISNNTELMNYRVGFTNMLNNGLVPNSDLFRNNISVSSDVNAAKNLVFSTNVNVNRSWSNNRPSGNRGTNPLEAAYKVSPHINILELEDYWVPGQEGLRQLSQAEGEYNNPYFLANEVNNGFTRDRVYGNLKADWTIAPSLKLMVRYGVDQYSEQRETKIAPSYTNEIYGAYGLINLNRYESNADFLATYTKDISDLNVSVSVGGNTRYEKGNNTKNATRNGGSGLIVPGVFTLSNTASDNLDFSSYKYEKGVNSLYAMTTFGYKRQLYLDLTARNDWSSTLPKSEASYFYPSASVSAILNEMIPMGTAINMFKLRGGWAQVGNDTSPYQLISTLNNNGEWDGVPRLSVPGNLLTPDLKPEIATSWEIGADVSAFNDRLFLQATYYQVKNRNQIFEASLAPSTGYSSKKVNAGLIQGRGWEFQIGGTAVQKGNLKWDVSANITRSRTKILELAEGMDVFKLWSDSRGGAWTYLGEDIGDIYDRKLITVEDESSPYYGYPLLDEDGSWQDISQNSARNKVGNFNPDFIAGLQSNLSYKGFSLNMSFDWRQGGDFVSQTYRYSESDLRTQRWLDLLINPGDRSGDVLRDYLVANADQFITDGINVVGGPGDSYGGYPFTYGVTINDGVFNPGVIGVYEEGELVGYQENLGGEGTKIIPYADNYPWSFFKPAMFDASYVKLREVSLSYKLPASLVNRVGINNASVSVYSRNIILWTKAKVGIDPENAFQQEDGYFKQGIERYNVTPWVLPVGFKLNLSF; encoded by the coding sequence ATGAAAAGAACTATACAAAAGATGCTCTATCAGGTAGCATTAGTGTTGCTCATTTTTCCAGTTGGCTCTCAAGCCTTTGCTCTAGATAGCAATCTAAAAAATACGAGAATACATCTAGGATACGAGAAAGCCAGCGTATCAAAAATTATTAAAGATGTAACGGCTAAGACCGAGTATAACTTTCTTTATGAAGAAAATGTAAGAGAAAATTTAAACCGTGTGGTAAGGGTAGGAAAGGTGTCAAACCTTTACGATTTACTAAGTTCGGTTTCAGTTCAAGCTTCTTTAGAATTGAAAGAATTGAACAAAACCATTATCATCAAAAAGGCTTCTGCCAAAACGGCTACATTTTTCAAACCAGCTGATATTAGGGTGTCAGGAAAGGTGATTGACGAAAATAACGAGGATTTAGTAGGAGCAAACATTACCATAAAAGGTACCACAAAAGGTACTATTACGGATGTTAACGGCGAGTACTCTATTGATGTACCAAATGCTGAAACCATCTTAACTTTCTCCTACATTGGTTATAATGTGACAGAAGAGGTAGTAGGTAACAGGTCGGTAATTGATGTGGCTTTACAGCAATCTTTGAATTCGCTTCAAGATGTTGTAGTTACGGCTCTTGGTTTAGAGCGAAACGAACGAACTTTAGGTTATGCCGTAGCAAAAGTAGACGGAGGTGAGGTAACCAGAGTAGCCCAAGAAAACGTATTGAATGGAATGGCTGGAAAAGTACCAGGCGTTACTATCAATTCTACAGGCGGAACTGGCTCATCTGTAAGTATGGTGATAAGAGGTGCATCTTCGCTTAATAGCGATAATCAACCTTTATTTGTTGTAAATGGTGTTCCTATTTCAAATACACTGAATAATATCTCTCAAATAGGAGGTGATAACAAAGTGGATTATGGAAATGCTATTTCTGACCTTAATCCAGAGGATATTGAGAATATTTCTATTCTTAAAGGACCTAGTGCAGCAGCACTTTATGGTTCGCGTGCTGCCAATGGTGTAGTATTGATTACCACTAAATCTGGTAAAGGTGTTAGAAAAACTACAGTAAGTATTTCGTCAAGTACTGTATTCGACAATCCTTATAAATACTTAGATTTTCATACCTCTAATGCTATTGGTGTAAGACCTTATACGCCTGATAATAATCCTTACCCAGGAGGTATATTACAAATAGAAGAAGGTTCTTCTGCAGGAAATGGACCAGAACTAGATAAGGGTTACAAAGCCATTCAGTGGAACAGCCCTTTAGATGCTAATGGAAATAGAATTCCTACCGACTTGGTTTCTTATAAAGATAACGTTGCCAATTTTGTAAATACTGGAATTACTACTACCAACACCGCAGCTATTTCAAATAATACGGAGTTGATGAATTATCGTGTTGGTTTTACCAATATGCTGAACAATGGTCTTGTTCCAAATTCAGATTTATTCAGAAATAATATTTCAGTTAGTTCTGATGTGAATGCGGCTAAAAACTTGGTATTCAGTACCAATGTAAATGTTAACCGTTCTTGGTCAAATAACAGACCTTCAGGAAACAGAGGAACTAATCCACTAGAGGCGGCTTATAAAGTGTCTCCTCATATCAATATCTTAGAATTAGAAGATTATTGGGTTCCTGGTCAAGAAGGTTTACGTCAGTTATCTCAAGCAGAAGGGGAGTATAATAATCCTTATTTCTTGGCTAATGAGGTTAATAATGGCTTCACGAGAGATAGAGTGTACGGAAACTTAAAAGCTGATTGGACCATCGCTCCATCGCTTAAATTGATGGTACGTTACGGTGTTGACCAATATTCGGAGCAAAGAGAAACGAAAATTGCACCGAGCTATACCAATGAAATATACGGAGCTTACGGTTTGATAAACCTAAACAGGTATGAAAGCAATGCTGATTTCTTAGCCACTTATACTAAAGATATTTCAGACTTAAATGTGTCGGTATCTGTAGGAGGAAATACACGTTATGAAAAAGGGAATAATACCAAAAACGCAACCAGAAATGGCGGTTCTGGACTGATAGTTCCTGGTGTATTTACATTGAGCAATACTGCTTCTGATAACTTAGATTTCTCAAGTTATAAATATGAGAAAGGTGTAAATAGCCTTTATGCCATGACCACTTTTGGTTATAAAAGACAGCTTTATCTTGATTTAACAGCCAGAAATGACTGGTCAAGTACATTGCCAAAAAGTGAAGCGTCTTACTTCTACCCGTCGGCTTCTGTGAGTGCCATCTTAAACGAGATGATTCCTATGGGAACTGCCATTAACATGTTTAAGCTTAGAGGTGGATGGGCACAGGTAGGTAATGATACCAGCCCATATCAGTTAATTTCAACACTTAATAATAACGGGGAGTGGGATGGCGTTCCGCGTCTTTCTGTTCCTGGTAATTTATTGACACCAGACCTTAAACCAGAGATTGCCACTTCGTGGGAAATAGGAGCGGATGTGTCTGCCTTTAATGATAGACTTTTCTTACAAGCTACCTATTATCAAGTCAAAAACAGAAACCAGATTTTTGAGGCGTCTTTAGCTCCATCAACGGGTTATTCTTCTAAGAAGGTAAACGCTGGTCTTATTCAGGGAAGAGGATGGGAATTCCAGATTGGTGGAACTGCCGTTCAAAAAGGAAACTTGAAGTGGGATGTTAGTGCTAATATCACAAGGTCAAGAACCAAGATTCTAGAATTGGCAGAAGGAATGGATGTGTTTAAACTTTGGTCAGACTCTAGAGGTGGAGCTTGGACTTACCTTGGAGAAGACATAGGAGATATTTATGACAGAAAACTAATAACTGTAGAAGATGAAAGCTCTCCATATTATGGTTACCCATTATTAGATGAAGATGGCTCATGGCAAGATATCAGTCAAAATAGTGCTAGAAATAAGGTAGGAAACTTTAACCCTGATTTTATAGCAGGACTTCAGTCTAATCTGTCTTATAAAGGATTCTCTTTAAACATGTCTTTTGATTGGAGACAAGGTGGAGATTTTGTTTCACAAACCTACAGATACTCAGAATCTGATTTAAGAACACAAAGATGGTTAGACTTACTTATCAATCCGGGAGATAGAAGTGGTGATGTGCTAAGAGATTATCTAGTAGCAAACGCTGACCAGTTTATAACAGACGGAATTAACGTAGTAGGTGGTCCTGGTGATTCTTATGGCGGATATCCATTTACTTATGGTGTGACTATTAATGACGGAGTATTTAACCCTGGAGTAATTGGAGTTTATGAAGAAGGAGAGTTAGTAGGCTATCAGGAAAACTTAGGAGGAGAAGGCACTAAGATTATTCCTTATGCTGATAACTACCCTTGGTCGTTCTTTAAGCCTGCTATGTTTGATGCTTCTTATGTAAAGCTGAGAGAGGTTTCTCTTTCCTATAAGCTTCCGGCATCGCTTGTAAATAGAGTGGGAATAAACAATGCCTCTGTATCGGTTTACAGTCGTAACATCATCCTTTGGACAAAAGCTAAAGTGGGTATTGACCCTGAAAATGCTTTCCAACAAGAAGATGGCTATTTCAAACAAGGTATAGAACGATATAATGTAACTCCTTGGGTGTTGCCTGTAGGCTTTAAATTAAACCTAAGTTTCTAA
- a CDS encoding FecR family protein, giving the protein MNKETIHRLIKDYILNRITRQELIQFLDGFNEEEIQEQYEIVLRSYFDELMASAGESLETEDSKSKAREITRGKLFYGILRVTYMYKLAASVAILLGLFWVGQQWFKEDSGKAALAEVTYKNDFVPKGAKRDVLLKDGTLVKLNSDSKLSYPEEFDKEARNVKLTGEAFFDVERDESRPFTINTSAFDIRVLGTSFNVEVHEAGQKAAVSVKTGKVRISLLQSEEVYELTKNKKLILDLSTGDVTLQDTDVDLALKWTKGILYFNKTPFTEVEKSLERWYNIDIDIKDNSLNNKKLSGQHSNETLEEVLETLAYLLEFKYEIDGDKVTIKKM; this is encoded by the coding sequence ATGAATAAAGAGACAATACATAGACTTATAAAAGATTATATCCTGAATAGAATCACTAGACAGGAGTTAATTCAATTTTTGGATGGCTTCAATGAAGAGGAGATTCAAGAGCAATATGAGATAGTGCTCCGTTCATATTTTGATGAACTAATGGCTAGTGCAGGTGAGTCATTGGAAACTGAGGACTCGAAAAGTAAGGCTAGAGAAATAACTCGAGGGAAACTATTTTACGGAATCCTTAGAGTTACGTATATGTATAAGCTTGCAGCTTCTGTAGCTATTCTATTAGGATTGTTTTGGGTAGGACAGCAATGGTTTAAGGAAGATAGCGGTAAAGCAGCATTAGCAGAAGTTACTTACAAAAATGACTTTGTGCCTAAAGGAGCCAAAAGAGATGTGCTGCTTAAGGATGGAACATTAGTCAAACTAAACTCTGACAGTAAGCTATCTTATCCTGAGGAATTTGACAAAGAAGCAAGAAATGTAAAACTCACTGGAGAAGCATTTTTTGATGTAGAAAGAGATGAAAGCAGGCCTTTTACCATCAATACTTCGGCTTTTGATATTAGGGTTTTAGGAACATCTTTTAATGTAGAAGTACACGAAGCAGGCCAAAAAGCAGCTGTAAGTGTGAAAACCGGCAAAGTGCGGATAAGCTTGCTTCAATCTGAAGAAGTTTATGAATTGACTAAGAACAAGAAACTGATTTTGGATTTAAGCACTGGAGATGTCACACTTCAAGATACAGATGTTGATTTGGCTCTTAAATGGACTAAGGGCATCCTATATTTTAATAAAACACCATTTACTGAAGTTGAAAAAAGCTTAGAACGGTGGTATAACATAGATATTGACATTAAAGACAACTCGTTGAATAATAAGAAACTATCTGGCCAGCATAGTAATGAAACCTTGGAGGAGGTGCTTGAAACACTCGCTTATTTATTAGAATTTAAATATGAAATAGATGGAGATAAAGTAACAATTAAGAAAATGTAA
- a CDS encoding RNA polymerase sigma factor, whose translation MDKDIQHLFVLLTKGSSKAFEKIYVLCHESSLRFCTSLIKDKAEAESIVQDVFTHLWEKRAKLDEGIEFKSYLFACLKNKTFDRLRVIKRNQEAIDLLWGNIEKVQSFQEEELSDLKIDSLLDAIDDLPPGRKQIIQLRYLNGKSYKEIAEQLDISSHTVKNQLIKAKHHLKSNVEYQLIW comes from the coding sequence ATGGATAAGGACATTCAACATTTATTTGTTCTTCTTACTAAAGGGTCTTCTAAGGCCTTTGAAAAGATTTATGTGCTTTGTCACGAAAGCTCACTAAGGTTTTGTACGTCTTTGATTAAAGACAAAGCTGAGGCCGAAAGTATAGTGCAAGATGTTTTTACACACCTATGGGAAAAGCGGGCTAAACTGGACGAAGGCATAGAGTTTAAGTCTTATCTTTTTGCCTGCTTAAAAAATAAAACCTTTGACAGGTTAAGAGTTATTAAGAGAAATCAGGAAGCTATTGATTTGCTTTGGGGCAATATTGAAAAAGTACAATCTTTTCAAGAGGAAGAGCTGAGTGATTTAAAAATAGATTCGCTTCTTGATGCCATAGATGATTTGCCACCTGGGCGTAAGCAAATTATACAATTAAGATATCTGAATGGGAAATCTTATAAGGAAATTGCAGAGCAACTTGATATTTCAAGTCATACTGTTAAAAATCAATTAATTAAGGCAAAACATCACCTTAAAAGTAATGTCGAATATCAACTGATTTGGTAG
- a CDS encoding multicopper oxidase domain-containing protein: protein MRILLLLVFSIIGVHASAFGQPDTTVYKLSISNVMVNKTGKSQMAMAINGSIPGPILRFKEGDYAVIYVTNTMSVETSLHWHGLLLPNFYDGVPYLTTPPIQPGKTQKYEFPLIQSGTYWYHSHTMLQEQSGLFGSIVIEPKEKTLDYDKELVLVLSDWTNEKPKNVLRNLKRGNEWYGVKKGTSTPLNKVIARKGLGAQMNFWKQRMEGADIADIYYPAFLSNGERTKDYPEFKAGEKVRLRIINGSASSQFWMTFGGADPLLVSSDGIDVVPVRRNKTFIAIAETYDFIVDIPENGKVEFRATAQDGSGQTSIYLGQGDVIAAPEVMRPDKIRMMKSMAKMDMKMGAPAMKSRPGVEEPQKMKTEWGMKMDDSKMEMDHSKKDHSEMGHDMDMSKEADKKLSKDDSKMEMEHAKMNHSEMGHDMDMSKKMEKNMPESNSKMKMDHSKINHMKSGMDHEGMDMSMYDDYTYDYLKSPTPTTYDANKPVKEILLNLTGNMWRYIWSLNGVPLSEADLIKIEKGEVVRITLNNLTMMHHPMHLHGHFFRVLNANGDYSPLKHTVNVPPMQEVSIEFDASEDGDWFFHCHVLYHMMSGMARVYSYDTPRDSRLAPNSLEKVLKEGSHYYQWGTLDLTSHMTELNLVSSNIRNQWNLGLEYGWNQNMEAELSYERYVSDYFRVFVGVNAENEIENSLDEISTTAVAGIRYFTPYMFNLDLRLDNKLRPEIRLSREIMIFPRTSIFGNYEYKADLGLVNELSNEMGQKKSFLGETTWSVGLDYLISRNFSATASYDNRFGAGAGLMVRF, encoded by the coding sequence ATGCGGATATTACTATTACTTGTTTTTTCTATTATTGGTGTTCACGCTTCTGCCTTTGGACAACCCGACACTACGGTTTATAAGCTCAGCATCAGTAATGTGATGGTTAACAAAACGGGTAAAAGCCAGATGGCCATGGCTATTAATGGTAGCATTCCTGGTCCGATACTAAGATTTAAAGAGGGAGATTATGCGGTGATATATGTGACTAATACCATGAGCGTAGAAACTTCTCTACATTGGCACGGTTTACTGTTGCCAAATTTCTACGATGGTGTTCCATATTTAACCACACCGCCTATTCAGCCTGGAAAAACGCAGAAATATGAATTTCCCCTTATTCAGTCTGGTACTTACTGGTATCACTCACACACCATGCTGCAGGAGCAGAGTGGACTCTTTGGTTCCATCGTGATAGAGCCTAAGGAGAAGACCTTGGATTATGATAAAGAGCTGGTCTTGGTATTATCAGACTGGACCAATGAAAAGCCAAAGAATGTATTAAGAAACTTAAAAAGAGGAAATGAATGGTATGGTGTTAAGAAAGGTACAAGTACGCCACTGAATAAAGTTATTGCCAGAAAAGGTCTAGGAGCCCAAATGAACTTCTGGAAGCAAAGAATGGAAGGGGCAGACATTGCGGATATTTATTATCCAGCTTTCCTTTCAAATGGAGAAAGAACTAAAGATTATCCTGAATTTAAAGCAGGTGAAAAGGTAAGACTCCGCATAATCAATGGCTCGGCTTCTTCACAGTTTTGGATGACTTTTGGCGGAGCAGACCCGCTCTTAGTGTCTTCGGATGGTATTGATGTGGTTCCTGTTAGGAGAAACAAAACCTTTATAGCGATAGCAGAAACCTATGACTTTATAGTGGATATTCCTGAAAATGGAAAGGTGGAATTTAGAGCTACCGCTCAAGATGGTTCTGGTCAAACATCTATTTATTTAGGACAGGGAGATGTTATAGCTGCTCCTGAAGTTATGCGACCTGATAAAATTAGGATGATGAAGTCTATGGCAAAAATGGACATGAAAATGGGTGCTCCCGCCATGAAGTCACGGCCAGGTGTAGAGGAACCTCAAAAGATGAAGACTGAATGGGGAATGAAAATGGATGATTCTAAAATGGAGATGGACCACTCCAAAAAGGATCATTCAGAAATGGGTCATGATATGGATATGTCAAAAGAGGCAGATAAAAAGCTGTCAAAAGACGATTCTAAAATGGAGATGGAACACGCTAAAATGAATCATTCAGAAATGGGGCATGATATGGATATGTCAAAAAAGATGGAGAAGAACATGCCAGAAAGTAATTCTAAAATGAAGATGGATCATTCTAAAATTAATCATATGAAGAGCGGCATGGATCATGAAGGAATGGACATGTCGATGTACGATGATTATACTTATGATTATTTAAAGTCGCCTACACCAACTACTTATGACGCTAATAAACCAGTCAAAGAAATCTTATTGAATTTGACCGGAAATATGTGGCGATATATATGGAGTTTGAACGGAGTGCCGCTTTCTGAAGCTGATTTAATCAAAATAGAAAAAGGAGAAGTGGTTAGAATCACTTTGAATAACCTAACCATGATGCATCATCCTATGCATTTGCATGGCCATTTTTTTAGAGTGTTAAATGCTAATGGCGATTATTCTCCTTTAAAACATACCGTCAATGTGCCGCCGATGCAGGAAGTATCCATAGAGTTTGATGCTAGCGAAGATGGCGATTGGTTTTTCCACTGTCACGTTTTATACCACATGATGAGTGGCATGGCGAGGGTCTATAGTTATGATACACCTAGAGATAGCCGATTGGCCCCAAACAGCCTAGAAAAAGTATTGAAAGAAGGTAGTCATTATTATCAGTGGGGTACCTTAGACTTGACTTCACACATGACGGAGTTGAATCTAGTAAGTTCAAACATTAGAAATCAATGGAATTTGGGCTTGGAGTATGGCTGGAATCAAAATATGGAAGCTGAGCTAAGTTATGAACGCTATGTGTCAGATTATTTCAGAGTTTTTGTAGGTGTGAATGCCGAAAACGAAATTGAAAACAGTCTGGACGAAATCTCAACAACCGCTGTGGCAGGAATAAGATACTTTACGCCTTACATGTTTAATCTTGACCTAAGACTTGACAATAAATTAAGACCCGAAATTAGGCTTAGTCGTGAAATAATGATTTTCCCAAGAACTAGTATCTTCGGTAATTATGAATACAAGGCAGACTTAGGTTTGGTCAATGAATTGTCAAATGAAATGGGTCAAAAGAAATCGTTTCTAGGAGAAACCACTTGGTCTGTAGGCCTAGACTATCTAATCTCTAGAAACTTTTCAGCCACGGCCAGTTATGATAACCGTTTTGGTGCCGGTGCCGGTTTAATGGTAAGGTTTTAA
- a CDS encoding nucleoside hydrolase has translation MKKVWIDTDLSVGMKELSKEGYCDVDDGYAVLQLMKSDKVDILGISAIFGNTTIENALALSQFMSKEFADNKIPVYEGSSKALDYTDLATNDAVEAMAAALKQDKVTIMAIGPATNVGILLLKHPELKEQIEQVVLVAGRRKPTDYFEIGNMGNHAKDLNFDLDNDAFRILLESGVKTVLCPFEISKKVWVKQTDLEKLAEGDAANKWISKASEAWLAQWVTMGAAGFNPFDVLASHYIISPEDIISEELYARLELHSDDTVKDTERKAFKQYLLCDDKPSGFPVTYCYDVVEDYQEKLMGSLV, from the coding sequence ATGAAAAAAGTTTGGATTGACACCGACCTATCCGTAGGCATGAAAGAACTCAGTAAAGAAGGCTACTGCGACGTAGACGACGGCTACGCTGTACTTCAACTGATGAAATCTGACAAAGTAGACATCTTAGGAATTTCTGCGATTTTTGGAAATACCACCATAGAAAACGCCTTAGCACTCAGCCAATTCATGAGCAAAGAATTTGCTGACAACAAAATCCCTGTGTACGAGGGTTCTTCTAAAGCCCTAGACTATACCGACTTAGCCACAAACGATGCCGTGGAAGCCATGGCAGCTGCTCTTAAGCAAGATAAAGTGACCATAATGGCAATAGGCCCAGCCACTAATGTGGGCATATTGCTTTTAAAACACCCAGAACTTAAAGAGCAAATAGAGCAAGTGGTACTGGTAGCAGGAAGAAGAAAACCAACAGACTATTTTGAGATAGGAAACATGGGAAACCATGCCAAAGACCTCAATTTTGATTTGGATAATGACGCCTTTAGAATCTTGCTAGAGTCTGGAGTTAAAACAGTTTTATGTCCTTTTGAAATCTCTAAAAAGGTTTGGGTCAAACAAACCGACTTAGAAAAACTAGCAGAAGGAGATGCTGCGAACAAATGGATTTCTAAAGCCTCCGAAGCATGGCTAGCACAGTGGGTAACTATGGGTGCAGCAGGTTTTAACCCTTTTGATGTTTTGGCGAGTCATTATATCATTAGCCCAGAAGACATCATTTCAGAAGAGCTATACGCACGCCTAGAGCTGCACTCAGACGACACCGTAAAAGACACCGAAAGAAAAGCCTTCAAGCAGTATTTACTCTGCGACGACAAACCAAGCGGCTTCCCCGTAACCTACTGTTATGATGTAGTGGAAGATTATCAAGAGAAATTGATGGGTAGTTTGGTGTAA